In a genomic window of Bemisia tabaci chromosome 1, PGI_BMITA_v3:
- the LOC109041348 gene encoding uncharacterized protein isoform X2, producing the protein MVKSLSIMNFAKHMIVVTLLVGIETTFGQNGDPHPAASSFSGCKIKWPLNGGCYAKLTVLVQAGQCWANTRIANQKSAYFVPVPPTTPGYNAQGGPYGICTGCNWVPKATDLVASNNPADFCFFWHDAAHPVLAPGKPTIPMPIICPSNLNPCPSLNWYEPGNKLGMYADWKSAYEGVWFGPRDKPPSYKALYCNGLNLGCETLTNRDFQFPRIVGKCDVTKCRPRS; encoded by the coding sequence ATGGTGAAATCATTATCAATCATGAACTTTGCCAAACATATGATCGTGGTGACATTATTGGTTGGAATTGAAACAACGTTCGGTCAGAATGGTGACCCCCATCCTGCTGCTTCCTCTTTCTCCGGATGCAAAATAAAATGGCCTCTAAATGGAGGCTGCTATGCCAAGCTCACTGTCCTCGTTCAAGCGGGCCAGTGTTGGGCCAATACACGCATCGCCAATCAAAAATCGGCATATTTTGTCCCTGTCCCGCCCACTACCCCTGGTTATAATGCACAAGGGGGCCCATATGGTATATGTACAGGTTGTAATTGGGTCCCGAAAGCGACGGATCTAGTCGCCTCGAACAACCCGGCAGACTTTTGTTTCTTCTGGCACGACGCGGCCCACCCTGTGCTGGCTCCTGGCAAACCGACCATCCCAATGCCGATTATATGTCCCTCAAACTTGAACCCCTGCCCATCGTTGAACTGGTATGAGCCAGGCAACAAATTGGGTATGTACGCAGACTGGAAGTCGGCTTACGAGGGTGTATGGTTCGGCCCTAGGGACAAACCGCCATCATATAAGGCATTGTATTGTAATGGGCTGAATTTGGGATGCGAAACGCTTACGAATCGTGATTTCCAGTTCCCGAGAATAGTCGGCAAGTGTGACGTAACTAAATGCAGGCCCAGATCATAA
- the LOC109041348 gene encoding uncharacterized protein isoform X1, with translation MHEIRLPDSKGASNMVKSLSIMNFAKHMIVVTLLVGIETTFGQNGDPHPAASSFSGCKIKWPLNGGCYAKLTVLVQAGQCWANTRIANQKSAYFVPVPPTTPGYNAQGGPYGICTGCNWVPKATDLVASNNPADFCFFWHDAAHPVLAPGKPTIPMPIICPSNLNPCPSLNWYEPGNKLGMYADWKSAYEGVWFGPRDKPPSYKALYCNGLNLGCETLTNRDFQFPRIVGKCDVTKCRPRS, from the coding sequence ATTCGACTACCAGATTCCAAAGGTGCCTCCAATATGGTGAAATCATTATCAATCATGAACTTTGCCAAACATATGATCGTGGTGACATTATTGGTTGGAATTGAAACAACGTTCGGTCAGAATGGTGACCCCCATCCTGCTGCTTCCTCTTTCTCCGGATGCAAAATAAAATGGCCTCTAAATGGAGGCTGCTATGCCAAGCTCACTGTCCTCGTTCAAGCGGGCCAGTGTTGGGCCAATACACGCATCGCCAATCAAAAATCGGCATATTTTGTCCCTGTCCCGCCCACTACCCCTGGTTATAATGCACAAGGGGGCCCATATGGTATATGTACAGGTTGTAATTGGGTCCCGAAAGCGACGGATCTAGTCGCCTCGAACAACCCGGCAGACTTTTGTTTCTTCTGGCACGACGCGGCCCACCCTGTGCTGGCTCCTGGCAAACCGACCATCCCAATGCCGATTATATGTCCCTCAAACTTGAACCCCTGCCCATCGTTGAACTGGTATGAGCCAGGCAACAAATTGGGTATGTACGCAGACTGGAAGTCGGCTTACGAGGGTGTATGGTTCGGCCCTAGGGACAAACCGCCATCATATAAGGCATTGTATTGTAATGGGCTGAATTTGGGATGCGAAACGCTTACGAATCGTGATTTCCAGTTCCCGAGAATAGTCGGCAAGTGTGACGTAACTAAATGCAGGCCCAGATCATAA
- the LOC109041328 gene encoding uncharacterized protein, producing the protein MHPRTIIRVILPLFLILLMRSHSISGKDEGKGGKKGGGKGKNDTNPDSGGKGGPKDLSIPDKCGKDNGMVPKPCTYSYSGCKLKGSKLNFKTVSNDMIQMGECWANTRVLGQRVAFFVPVSPSVKNYGSEGGPYGSCHAYAGCPTADELEASDNPAEFCFIWETNPNGGGNKKKGNNGTDTCNPKCPGSPALPMPIVCPSTLKCCYSADWYEKGGKLEKYGNLVPTYKGVWFPLKGRKDHQPLFCPGLNLGCPTPTYRDLQLHHLEERKCDVSKCKGGGSPA; encoded by the coding sequence ATGCATCCAAGAACGATCATCCGAGTCATCTTGCCCCTCTTTTTGATACTACTGATGAGGAGTCACTCGATTTCTGGCAAAGATGAAGGCAAAGGTGGTAAAAAAGGTGGTGGCAAAGGCAAAAATGACACCAACCCCGACTCGGGGGGCAAAGGGGGTCCGAAGGACCTCAGCATACCAGACAAGTGCGGCAAAGACAACGGTATGGTTCCAAAACCCTGCACTTACTCCTACTCCGGATGCAAGCTAAAAGGCAGCAAACTCAACTTCAAAACAGTGTCGAATGATATGATACAGATGGGTGAATGTTGGGCTAACACGCGTGTCTTGGGTCAGCGAGTGGCCTTTTTCGTTCCTGTGAGTCCAAGCGTGAAAAACTACGGTTCCGAGGGAGGGCCGTACGGCTCGTGCCACGCTTATGCCGGTTGCCCAACGGCGGATGAGTTGGAAGCATCGGATAATCCGGCCGAATTTTGCTTCATCTGGGAAACTAACCCTAACGGCGGCGGTAATAAAAAGAAAGGCAATAATGGCACTGACACGTGCAACCCGAAATGTCCGGGTTCACCAGCCCTCCCGATGCCGATCGTCTGTCCTAGCACGCTGAAATGTTGTTATTCCGCCGATTGGTACGAAAAGGGCGGTAAGTTAGAAAAATACGGTAATCTCGTGCCCACCTACAAAGGCGTCTGGTTCCCACTCAAGGGCCGCAAGGACCACCAGCCATTATTCTGTCCAGGGCTCAACTTAGGTTGCCCTACGCCGACTTATCGTGACCTGCAACTCCATCATTTGGAAGAGAGAAAATGTGATGTGAGCAAATGTAAAGGTGGGGGTAGTCCGGCATAA